ATAGGATATCATTGTTGGCAAGGGGACCCACACGTATGCCTGGAGATCTTCAGTACCTTCGCATTCCCTTCCCAAGTTATGCATCGACAGTCACTGTTCGTGCAGCAGGGAACGAGACTCGGTAATCCTTTCGCATTAGACGGCACTATTGTGAGATCACGGGTTTCGCATTCACAACCCTACGTAACTGGCGAGCAATCGTTTTACGCCATCATCACCACAGCAATGTGGAGCCATCCATCCAGATATGCAGTTGCTCGTAACAGATCCTCGACACTAGCACTTAACGGCAAAACTGCACCGTGCAAAACTGCTTGTGCAAGGAGCGGACTACGTCTGCTGGGAAATAAAGTCGGCAAAATTTGATTTAATGCTGTGCCAATAGTTTGCGGTTGACCTGATGCATTGTCAGCCTGACGATTTGCAGCCTGCTCACCGCATTGCCCACTTACGCGATGGGAGATTCGGCGCGACCAGACTTTGTACAACTCTCAAACTACCAGGACTAGTTTCCTTTTGCTCGCTGTTATTCGCAGCATGTGGGAGATATATGCGTACAGGCAGGTGTCGTAGTGCAGCTCCTTGAGGGTTTAATAGCTTCTGGTTGATAGGGTTGTACAGCGAGAAGTCGTGTCGCCTGACTGCGTCCCAGAGTTGTGTGCTATCTTTCTCACTCAGAAACATGACGGTCTTCCCAGTTCCGTTACGTAGATAGTCGGCTTCCTTGACGCTGTTTCTGAATAGATCGTGCATGACTTTGTCCTCGATGTCAAGCCGAACGAGCTGCTCCGCTGGATAATTGGAGAAATGGACTGTAAGCTTCCATGGCAGGCTGCGGTGCTCGTCTTCCGAGCTTTCAGTTCTGTGGGATGGCGACAAAGGCGACGAAACGTCTGAGGGATATGCTGGCTCGGCTCCAGAGTAGAGATCGTACAGCAATCCGAGAGGGTAGTGCCACTTCAATGGTACACCTTCGTATGATAGCCACAGGTCTGTTGAAGAGACATCAGGATAGATCAAATTTGGTGAAAAGAAGGTATGCAGATTGCGAACAAGTAGGCCAAGATAGGATAGTCTTGGGAACTGGATCTACGAACGCATGTTAAGATTAGTTCAAGGTGCTGAGTGTGCTCTTACCAAGTATGGATCAGACTTGTCGAAGGTCCTACAATCTTCGTTATGCAACCGCACTTCTAGAGGTATACTACCATTCCAGACACTCTCACGCAGTCTGCTCGCGACGTCTCTTGAGCCCATCACCAAAGATGTATAGACTAAAGTGTCTGTGGGGCAGGCGGCGTTCCGGGTAGCGTGGGGTGCAGGTGATGCGCAGGTGCAAGGGACCTCGGCAGCCGCCAACCAAAAGACCAGCAAAAGCAACTTCGTAAGATTGCGCGTTTTTCGTTTCTCACGCGTCTCTACAACAACGAGCAATTTCGCTATGTAATATCCTGTAGGACTGCTGATCTTTCCCATTTACCTCAACACGATCCACGGCAATGTGCGCACGCAAATGGTCgacctcctcttcttcccaCGACCGCGCACCATGAGTGCACGACTCAGTCGCAAACGATCCCGCCTAGCAACGGAGTCAGATGATGATGAAATACAACAGTTACGAGAGCCTTCACCAGCACTGCCTTGGCTCGGCGACACGCTGAAGAGGTCAAAAACTCAATGCGAACTCGACGAGCTAGACATCGTTGAGCCCACAGATGCGTGGACTGTCGACGTGGACGCTATCCTAGCCAGCACAACGCTCGCTGCACCACAAGGCAGTAGACTCAAGTCTCACAACAATTGGCAAAGATACGAAAAGGGAGGGTCTACTACAATATTTTGCGTGCAGGGCAATCTACAACTGCACTATGATCTGTTATGGTACGTATTTCGAACCCTTAAACTTGCCATCACTGCAGTACCAGATCGAAGTCTAACTAGTCACAGCTCTGCTCTAGATGAGCTCTACGCAATCGCACCCTCGCTACAAGCCTTCGTGCTATGCTACGATCCCGCTACACACAACCTTTCTGAGACTGCGCCCTTCTCGCTCCCCTTAATCTCGGCCGTCGATCCGCCGAACAACCACTTTGTCCGCCTAGGGCTGTTGCATCCGCTAGGCGGAGGTAAGTTTCCTCTAGATGCGTTGGCAGTTGTGGACAAGAAGGGTCACCGAAGGCTAGTGTTGCCGTTTGGCTGGGGTGCTGGCAGACATGCAGATACGCCGGCTGGCCGCAGCATACAGAACAAGATGATGATGTTGCTCAAGCATTGCGTCGAGACCCTAGAGAGGGAAGCATAGAGCAGAGAGGCATCTGGTTGCGGGTTGCTACTGTGTCAAGGGAGCACACGTTGAAGACATTTAGAGAGCACATGATACCTAGAACAATGAGAAGATCCATGCACAGAAGATACGATACTGCCACAAGATCTTTCTCAGAGCCTTCAAAGCGCTACCTCAACAGCAGCAGTGGTTGTGGTCCATTACTCAATGCCGACTCCCTTGACTTGATCAGTAGGGTACCCCGAAGATCACAATAGATATGGGGAAGAGATTGGAGATTTTCATTTTCAATTGATGAGTATAATCGTAACTTCATGACCATGAAGGCTGCTTCAAGTCGCAATGTGTCAAGCCTGGGCGAGTGCAAGCTCTAGCCGAGCCTAGTCTCCTTGTCTTTGATGGGGATATCTGAACCGGTAGTGGTCTTGTACTGGCCTCGAATGAAGTCGGAGATTTGCTCGTCCTTGGCCTGCTCGACAGCAGACTATGGCTGCATTAGCATGTGTGCAATGTTCCCCGGTGCAAGTGACGACATACCTCGTTGTCCTGAGCGCCCTGTCCAAGGAACTTCTCCTGTACAAAGTCGACGCCTGTGGCAGGTAAGTATCCGAGCAATTGCAGCACACGATCAGGCCAGCTTACCCTTGTCGAGGTAGTCCTCGTTCTTCTCGCTCTCACGGCCGCCTCCAGCAGCAGAGTTGAGCTTGTCGCCAATACCGCCGAGGAAGCCGCCGCTGCCActgctctgctgctgctgtcctCCAGCAGATCCACTCGACTGAACCTGCTCGTTCGAGGTCTGACCCTGGCTCTGGCTGTTGCCGCTGCCGGTGAGCTTGTTGACGAAATCCATTGTTGTTGAAGGTGTTGGTTGATGGGAGTTGATTGTATGGGATGAGGAGGGGTTAATGCAGGTAAAGGCAGGTTATAAAGCTGTTGCAAAGCTCGAGCTTGGTAGGCTGTGTAGGGGAGTAAACAGGATCTAGGCGGTCTTGGTAGTAGTAGTGCAAATGATGCGCTGTGGGATAACGCGTGCCTGACGTGCTAGGAAGGCGCTACGTCATTGTCGGCCGGACCCTTGCCATGCTACGCTCGGTGACCCCGCTTTGGATTGGAAAAAGCAGCCGCGACTTGACGCGGTGCCAAACATCCTCTCGGCACCTCCGATTGATCTGCGAGAAAGGGGTGACACAGGTCTCACCGCACGACTGTCGGAATAGCGTCATCATGATACCCATCACCATCGTCACCGGCTTTTTGGGGTCTGGGAAGACCAGTAAGTGTCTGGACTGCTCAACAATGTTGGTCAACTCCCAAATTTCAATACGGAGACTGATGTATTGTAGCGTTGATCTTGAACTTGATACAACAACTACCCAAAGACTACAAGCTTGCCCTCCTCAAAAACGAATACGGTGATGTAGCCGTCGACTCTCAGCTGGCTTCCTCTCAAGCCATCTCTGGCGTGCAAGAACTTCTGAACGGCTGCATATGCTGCAACCTTGTAGGCCAATTGTCCGATGCTCTGGAGCAGCTCTCCAACGATGTCCAGCCAGACCGTATCGTCATCGAGACCTCTGGGTCAGCGTTTCCCGCTACCTTGGCAATGGAAGTGAACAGATTGTCGCGAGACACAGGCAAATATGTACTTGACGGGGTGATGAGTGTTATCGATGTCGAAAACTGGAAAGGGTACGAGGACACCAGTTACACGGCGAAGATCCAAGCAAGGTACACAGACTTGATCGTCCTTAACAAGTGGGAGCTTGTCGACGAGAGGCGGCTAGAAGACGTCGAAGACAGAATTCTGGATCTGGACGTAGATCCTCCAATCCCCAGGCAGAAGAGCAGCAAAGGCTGGGTAGACAAAAACATTGTATTCGGTCTGGATGCAAAACTAGCAAAGTCTGTCGAACAGCCGAGCGAGAACGGCAACGGCCACGGCCACGGCCACGGCCACGAGCACAACCACGACCACTCAAGCGAGGTGGAGGTGCTCAGCATCACCCTATCAAGCAAGAACAGCTCCGACGCAGCCAACGTCGACACAGAAAAACTCGCAAAACTTCTCCAAGACCCCACCAAAGACGAAGTCTACCGCATCAAAGGCGTACTCTACGCATCGACGCCTCCACAATCATCGGACAAAGACATCAGCAcgcccaccaccgccacgGGGCGGGGACGGTACATTCTAAACTGGGCGTTTGGCCGCTGGACATTCACACACGTCCCGGAAATACCGTCCACGAGCGAAGAAAGCGAGCCAGCGCTCCGCTTGACTGTCGTCACAGCGCGATTCGAGTCGAACAAGTGGAAGAAGCAGATCGAGGGCAGCGGGCTCATCGCCCTGCAAGACGGCGCAGAAGCGCTGTTGACGGTGGAGAGGAAGTGAGAGCACGATACCCAGATAGCGATGAATCTTTCAAGTCCTTGCTGCTATGCACACTGTTCTATTCTGGCCTTGGCTCGTTTCGTGACGTGGAGCAGGTCCGTCGAATTGGTGTCCTCCCAAGGCAATCTATGAGATCCGGGTCCTAGTATGGCTCTGGTTTCAAGACTCGCTGGTGGGCGAGACGTCGGTACAGAAACCATATCTGCCTCTTCAACGCCACGCCGTTGCACCCCCACGCCATTTCCAAGCATAGGCTGTTGCAACGACGATAGGTTTGAACCTGGATCTAGTGACAACGAACAAAGCATGAGTATGTGATCACGTGAAAGCTTGCTGAGCACGACTTCACAAGACGACTCGTCTGACAGAGAATGCAACAATGGGTTGAACGTCCAATGTATCGGATTTCTCCTACATACCCTCATCCATGATGAcgactctcttcttctttttcttcttcttgacTTGCTCCGCGTCGGGCGCCTCGCCCTCACCCTCTATCTCTGCCTCGACGCCACCACCACGCTCGCCCTCGGGCTTggtcttcttctttttcttcttcttgagCGGCGCCGCGCCACCGCCGTCGTCCTGCGCGGCCTGCGCGGCCTGCGCTTCCGCCTGAGGAGTCTGTGCGTCGTCGCCCTCGACGGCAACCTTTCgcaccttcttcttctttttcttgaCTACGCCCTCCTCCCTGACGTCGACGCGTTCGGTCGCGCGTTGCATTTCCAAACGCGAACGCTCGACGGCCTGTAGCGCGCGTGCCATTtctgcttcttcttgctctttGCGCTCGATTTCTAGCGCGGTGAGGCGGCGGTTGCTGCTCGTGCTGTCGTCGTCGAGAGACAGCGAGCCGAGGCCTGAACTGTCGACTTGCAGTAGGGATTTCTTATTGCGCGTCGATGCGGGTTTAGGCGTGACAATGTCCTCGCGCTCGGGATCTTGGGACGCCGGGCCGAGCGTCTCGTCGCCCATGATTTCAACCCGTCGGACGGGTTTGCGTGGGCTACGTGCGCGTGGGATGTTGTCCGAAGATGCGTGTCTGCTGTTTGTAGAAAGATCGAGATCCATAATGGGTATCGAGTCGATATCCAGATCGTTGCCGTCTCTATTCCCGTCGCGGACGATTCTGCTGAGCGGGGTGACGGCGCCGCTGCCGCCTTCGGGGTCGATGTAGAAGGGGTCGTCTTTGTAGCGTTCTTTGCGTTCTGCTTTGCGGCGCGCAATGATGTCGGCGTCCAGGTATTCTTCCTCCACGGCATTTTGGTAAGACGCGGGCTCTTTATGGGGAGCGTCAAGACGGTCGGCTGCTGGAGCAGAGGTGGGTTCTGAACTAGTGTAGGAGGCGACGGGTTCACTGTAAGCAGCGTACacctcgtcttcgtctgCTTCGAAACCGTCTTGCTCGGCTTGAGAAAGAAGACTGTGCAAGTTCGGGTTGATTGGGGTGTCGAGATCGAGATCGTCTGGTATGGGGACTTTGCGCTGGGCGCCCGGTGCAACAGGGTTGAGTTCGGCGCCGGAGAACAGCGCAGGTATGGCTTGGGTCAGCAGGAGTGGTGGTTCAGTGAAGTCTCCCTCTGTATCTGTTGGTGCTCCAGATGCAGCCTCGGCCGCTAATCGCATCAACTCGAGATATTCGACTGCGCGTTCCTGAACCTCAAGGCTGGGGTGTGTGGAGAGCGGCTCGAGGAAGTGGATGATGCGTGCCATCAGGAGAGACATTAGTGTCTTGCGTTCTGGCGTCCAGGATATCCGCTCGTTACCAGCCATGCTCGAGAAGACCTTGGGTATTGCTTGGAGATACACCGCGAGCGTCTTTGAAGAGAGCTGGAGAGATGCAGGATGGAGCAGCGAAGTCATGACGGGCTCCGGTTGTGAGAGGTACGAAGCGTATTCACCGACGAGCCAGCCAGCATATTCGAGCACGCCTTGTCCACCATTACCTGACGCTGGGAACATTCGATCTCTGCGGTCCACGAGCACCAGGGACTGTGCTGCATCTACAGCTTCGTGGCGTACGCTGCGGACTCGAACAGCAACGTTCTGTAGCTCGTGTCCAATGCCAGCGCCGACATCGTCAGAGTGCTCTggatcctcctcctcttctgtCATTGCTGCAAGCTTGGTAGCGGGCGAGACGCGAACAAGCTGCGTAAGCACATCGATATACCATTCAAAGTCGGTGACGTTGCTGTACGTGTCGCGCGAACACATCTCTAAGATCCTTCGAATGACATTGGCTCTGTAGTCATCAGGCAAAGGCGGTGGCTGGTCAGATCTCTGCTCGTGCGAAGGAAGTGCGTTCTCGGCATCCTCATCATCAGAGTCGGCGTATGGCACAACACCGGTATTCCTAAACCGGTCGTTCCCTGGCTCGTCTGCTGCGGTGGCTATGGGTGCGTTCCGCAGCTGGCGCATGAGGCGTCCTACAATCGCGGTGAGGTTGTCAGGATTGACCATGCCAACGACAAGATCAAGAGCACGCATTCGTATCGAGATGTCAGGGTCGTCGATGCATTCCAGTATGACATCCTGTTGTTGGCCAACGAGGTACGGGTGCGAGCCAACAATCTTGTCGAAAGCGAGTAGCGCCACGTATTTTACTGCAACGGATGAGACTGGGCTTGAGCAGTAGATTCATGTGGAATGAGCTTACAGTTGGAGTCGCCCTCTATGACCATCATGCCTCGCAGCTTGCCGACGCATAACTTGGCTACTTCTTCGCCTTCCGAGGTGCCTTCGACGGCTTCCAAGATGCCCCCCTGTATTATGCCGCTGATGCATTCATACAGCAGAGACATGGCGGATGTCTCCCGGATGATCTTGGTCAGCGGAGGCAGCAGTTTCTTGATCAGTCGAGGCTCGAGGGGGGTCAATGTCGCAAACTGCACGTGGTCAGCACGGTGAAGAAGGCAGGCAAGGAAGGAAACGTACGAGCTTGATGAGCTTGATAGCCATCCAGTTGTTTCCTCCCTCGACCAGAAGGTCGAACAAGCGCGGGGCAAGCGGCAGGAAGTCCTGTGGTCGCCTCCAGCCCAATTCGCAGACGACGTTTACAATCGCAGCCGTCACGCTGGGATCCTCATTCTCGTCGAGGAGGCGGTCTTTAATCTTCGGCCATGCAGGTCGCAGGGTCTCGGGATAGACCAGGGCCAGTCGGTACAGCGTGACGACGGTCTTCTTGCGAATCTGGGGGTGAGAGTGCGTCAATCGCGGGATGAGGTCGGAGAGGACCGAGTTGGCCATGCTTGGGTTGATGACGTGCGGTATGGCGGCCAGGGGCAGCGAGATGAAGGGCGGCGTGGGCAGCATGATGTCCTTCTTCAGCTGGTTCTCGGCGAGCACCAGGACCTCGGTGTCGCGGCGGAAGCTCTGCACGGCGGCCAGGTAGCCGGTGCGCTTGTGGCGGAACTTGGGGCTCGACATGACCTCGAGCACGTTGAAGCTTGCCCAGGACATGTCGTGGCCGAACATCTCAAG
This window of the Ascochyta rabiei chromosome 14, complete sequence genome carries:
- a CDS encoding Autophagy protein 5 — its product is MGSRDVASRLRESVWNGSIPLEVRLHNEDCRTFDKSDPYLIQFPRLSYLGLLVRNLHTFFSPNLIYPDVSSTDLWLSYEGVPLKWHYPLGLLYDLYSGAEPAYPSDVSSPLSPSHRTESSEDEHRSLPWKLTVHFSNYPAEQLVRLDIEDKVMHDLFRNSVKEADYLRNGTGKTVMFLSEKDSTQLWDAVRRHDFSLYNPINQKLLNPQGAALRHLPVRIYLPHAANNSEQKETSPGSLRVVQSLVAPNLPSRKWAMR
- a CDS encoding AP-3 complex subunit delta: MFEKSLYDLIRGLRNHKGSEREYIADSIKECRQEIRSNDMDLKSTALMKLTYLEMFGHDMSWASFNVLEVMSSPKFRHKRTGYLAAVQSFRRDTEVLVLAENQLKKDIMLPTPPFISLPLAAIPHVINPSMANSVLSDLIPRLTHSHPQIRKKTVVTLYRLALVYPETLRPAWPKIKDRLLDENEDPSVTAAIVNVVCELGWRRPQDFLPLAPRLFDLLVEGGNNWMAIKLIKLFATLTPLEPRLIKKLLPPLTKIIRETSAMSLLYECISGIIQGGILEAVEGTSEGEEVAKLCVGKLRGMMVIEGDSNLKYVALLAFDKIVGSHPYLVGQQQDVILECIDDPDISIRMRALDLVVGMVNPDNLTAIVGRLMRQLRNAPIATAADEPGNDRFRNTGVVPYADSDDEDAENALPSHEQRSDQPPPLPDDYRANVIRRILEMCSRDTYSNVTDFEWYIDVLTQLVRVSPATKLAAMTEEEEDPEHSDDVGAGIGHELQNVAVRVRSVRHEAVDAAQSLVLVDRRDRMFPASGNGGQGVLEYAGWLVGEYASYLSQPEPVMTSLLHPASLQLSSKTLAVYLQAIPKVFSSMAGNERISWTPERKTLMSLLMARIIHFLEPLSTHPSLEVQERAVEYLELMRLAAEAASGAPTDTEGDFTEPPLLLTQAIPALFSGAELNPVAPGAQRKVPIPDDLDLDTPINPNLHSLLSQAEQDGFEADEDEVYAAYSEPVASYTSSEPTSAPAADRLDAPHKEPASYQNAVEEEYLDADIIARRKAERKERYKDDPFYIDPEGGSGAVTPLSRIVRDGNRDGNDLDIDSIPIMDLDLSTNSRHASSDNIPRARSPRKPVRRVEIMGDETLGPASQDPEREDIVTPKPASTRNKKSLLQVDSSGLGSLSLDDDSTSSNRRLTALEIERKEQEEAEMARALQAVERSRLEMQRATERVDVREEGVVKKKKKKVRKVAVEGDDAQTPQAEAQAAQAAQDDGGGAAPLKKKKKKKTKPEGERGGGVEAEIEGEGEAPDAEQVKKKKKKKRVVIMDEGM